The following are encoded in a window of Methanobrevibacter ruminantium M1 genomic DNA:
- the hisA gene encoding 1-(5-phosphoribosyl)-5-[(5-phosphoribosylamino)methylideneamino]imidazole-4-carboxamide isomerase has translation MSFQDNKMLIMPAVDIRGGKCVQLVQGKPGSEQVVIENPEKVAKKWEDAGAEVVHVIDLDGALESVTNIETIKKILNEVSVPIQLGGGIRSIEYAEELLNLDIDRLIIGTMGIKNPEIISKLSNEYGSERVMISLDSKDNKVVIKGWQEKIDKSASEISKEFQELGAGSILFTNVDVEGLLGGFYVDPVIDLVDSVDIPVVYSGGVTSLDDLKQLQTTGAKGVVIGSALYKDKIKLEDALKYQNIE, from the coding sequence ATGTCATTTCAAGATAATAAAATGTTAATTATGCCTGCTGTAGACATTAGAGGTGGAAAATGCGTACAGCTAGTGCAAGGAAAACCTGGAAGCGAGCAAGTAGTCATAGAAAACCCAGAGAAGGTTGCTAAAAAATGGGAAGATGCAGGGGCTGAAGTGGTCCATGTAATCGACCTTGACGGAGCCCTTGAAAGCGTTACAAATATAGAAACAATCAAAAAGATACTGAATGAAGTTTCTGTTCCCATTCAGCTTGGAGGAGGCATAAGAAGCATAGAATATGCAGAGGAGCTATTGAATCTTGATATTGATAGATTGATAATAGGCACTATGGGAATAAAGAACCCTGAGATAATAAGCAAATTATCTAACGAGTATGGCAGCGAAAGGGTGATGATCTCTCTTGACAGCAAAGACAATAAGGTAGTCATAAAAGGCTGGCAGGAAAAGATAGACAAGTCTGCAAGTGAAATAAGCAAGGAGTTTCAAGAACTGGGAGCCGGAAGCATATTGTTTACAAATGTTGATGTTGAGGGCCTGCTTGGAGGATTCTATGTAGACCCAGTAATAGACCTTGTAGACTCTGTAGATATTCCAGTTGTCTATTCTGGAGGAGTGACAAGCCTAGATGACCTAAAACAATTGCAGACAACAGGTGCAAAAGGAGTTGTAATTGGTTCTGCATTGTATAAGGATAAAATAAAGCTAGAAGATGCTTTGAAATATCAAAACATTGAATAA
- a CDS encoding adenylyltransferase/cytidyltransferase family protein, translating into MKVMATGAFDILHPGHGLYLEKAKELGGEDAVLAVVIARDSTVKKKKRIPVIDENQRLEMIKYLKPVDEAYIGHDGDMFEIVEEIKPDIIAIGFDQGHDVNKLQEELDKRGIKAKAMRVEAHRIADLDSTCKIIKKIRNSDFEEDYVNCD; encoded by the coding sequence ATGAAAGTAATGGCAACAGGAGCATTTGACATATTGCATCCAGGACATGGATTGTATCTTGAAAAGGCAAAGGAATTAGGTGGAGAAGATGCAGTCCTTGCAGTTGTAATAGCTAGAGACTCAACAGTTAAAAAGAAAAAAAGAATTCCTGTTATTGATGAAAACCAAAGATTAGAAATGATCAAGTACCTAAAGCCAGTTGATGAGGCATATATAGGCCATGATGGAGACATGTTTGAAATCGTAGAGGAAATCAAGCCTGACATAATCGCAATCGGATTCGACCAAGGCCATGATGTAAACAAGCTTCAGGAAGAGCTGGATAAAAGGGGAATAAAGGCCAAGGCAATGAGGGTTGAAGCCCATAGGATTGCAGATTTGGACAGTACTTGTAAAATCATCAAGAAGATACGTAATTCAGACTTTGAAGAGGATTATGTAAACTGTGACTAG
- the argC gene encoding N-acetyl-gamma-glutamyl-phosphate reductase, with protein MVSIAIVGGSGYTGGELIRILSAHPEAEIVDITSRQFEGTPVHKVHPHIRGTDLVFRNKKPSELDADIIFTATPHGASMKIVPDLIETGAKVIDLSGDYRFNDIDVYEKWYGIEHTSDLKGVFGLPEIHREEIKKTTLLANPGCFVTGAILSGYPLSKAKLAERMIFDSKTGVSGAGVNPTTSTHYPNIGDNVNPYKVTSHRHMPEIQQELGAFSDVKISFTPHLVPVIRGILTTNHCFLVDGADITSEEVLDIYKETYKGEPFIQILEDGEIPRLSSVRGSNYAQIGCFEIDETGRLVIISAIDNLVKGASGQAVHNMNIMCGFDEKTGLDFFGMHP; from the coding sequence ATGGTAAGTATAGCAATTGTAGGCGGAAGCGGATACACAGGAGGGGAATTAATCAGAATTCTTTCTGCTCACCCTGAAGCAGAGATAGTGGACATTACTTCAAGACAGTTTGAAGGAACTCCAGTCCACAAGGTCCATCCACATATCAGAGGAACAGATTTAGTATTTAGAAACAAGAAGCCAAGCGAATTGGATGCAGACATCATATTTACAGCAACTCCTCATGGAGCTTCTATGAAGATAGTACCTGATCTCATTGAAACCGGAGCTAAGGTCATTGACCTAAGCGGAGACTACAGATTCAATGACATTGACGTTTATGAAAAATGGTATGGAATCGAACATACCTCAGACCTAAAAGGAGTTTTCGGACTTCCAGAGATTCACAGGGAAGAAATCAAGAAAACCACACTCCTTGCAAACCCAGGATGCTTTGTAACTGGAGCTATCCTTTCAGGATACCCATTGTCAAAGGCAAAACTTGCAGAGAGAATGATATTCGATTCCAAGACTGGAGTAAGCGGAGCTGGAGTAAATCCAACAACTTCCACACACTATCCAAACATTGGAGACAATGTAAACCCATATAAGGTAACAAGCCATAGGCATATGCCTGAAATCCAACAGGAGCTTGGTGCGTTCTCTGATGTTAAGATATCATTCACTCCACATCTTGTGCCAGTGATAAGAGGAATATTGACCACAAATCACTGTTTCCTAGTTGACGGTGCAGACATCACAAGCGAAGAGGTATTGGATATCTATAAGGAAACCTATAAGGGAGAGCCATTCATACAGATTTTAGAGGATGGGGAGATTCCAAGACTCAGCAGCGTAAGAGGATCCAACTATGCTCAAATAGGATGCTTTGAAATTGATGAAACCGGCAGACTTGTCATCATTTCAGCCATTGACAACCTTGTCAAAGGGGCATCAGGCCAAGCGGTCCATAACATGAACATAATGTGCGGATTTGATGAGAAGACTGGATTGGACTTCTTTGGAATGCACCCATAA
- a CDS encoding flavodoxin family protein: MNRIILYYSEGGTTQQVAETLAINLRCDICRIRDLKSRDGYKNRLFSTFDAFRESKTEIYPPRLDLSEYDTIYIGTPIWANNPTPAIITLIDRYNFLGKDVVLFTTSTNSEGENTFNKMDMKLRARGARVVQEFNIKTKDKSLEMISEDTEKAIKNLDLELY; the protein is encoded by the coding sequence ATGAACAGAATAATTCTATACTATTCAGAGGGAGGAACTACTCAGCAGGTTGCAGAAACATTAGCAATTAACCTAAGATGCGACATCTGCAGAATAAGAGATTTGAAAAGTAGGGACGGCTATAAAAACAGATTGTTTTCAACCTTTGATGCATTCAGAGAATCCAAGACAGAAATCTATCCTCCTAGATTAGACTTAAGCGAGTATGACACCATCTATATAGGAACTCCAATCTGGGCCAACAATCCAACCCCTGCAATAATTACCTTGATTGACAGGTATAACTTCCTTGGAAAGGACGTAGTCCTCTTTACAACATCCACCAACTCTGAAGGAGAAAACACATTTAATAAAATGGATATGAAATTAAGGGCAAGAGGAGCAAGAGTAGTTCAGGAATTCAATATCAAAACCAAGGACAAGAGCTTGGAAATGATTAGCGAAGATACTGAAAAAGCCATAAAAAACTTAGATTTAGAATTATATTAA
- a CDS encoding protein translocase subunit SecF has translation MFDKIMENHKALIAIPIILALLSLALISFNGIEQGVELKGGSLAELQLTGSTSVNDLESQLTKELNTNNIKVTSNGENKVTVELENNVNSSTFSKAIDGKAKVISYNEIGPVLSEEAMGQIYIAMLFAFLFMAVTVFIVFREPVPSVAIILAALCDILIALGGMSILHIPLSIASVGALLMLIGYSVDTDILLTTRLLKRREGTVDERARNAMHTGLTMSCAAIAAMGILYIVTVIIMPEATTLSNISAVLVIGLIGDILSTWLMNLGILKTYIDWRQSKKQDKFNIDAPKSNESKSKSKEEDGKSESKSFKDRFKRSKDDDSKDSESEDSSKDSESKDSSNDIDSSEEEKSSGKDKKSSKKTKSNKKGNKRKTKKSKKKGKGGK, from the coding sequence ATGTTTGACAAAATTATGGAAAATCATAAAGCCTTAATTGCCATACCTATTATACTTGCACTTTTATCACTTGCTCTTATCTCCTTTAATGGAATAGAACAAGGAGTTGAACTTAAAGGAGGATCACTTGCTGAACTGCAACTGACAGGTTCAACAAGCGTAAATGACCTTGAAAGTCAATTAACTAAAGAATTGAATACAAACAACATAAAAGTGACAAGCAATGGCGAAAATAAGGTTACTGTAGAACTGGAAAATAATGTTAATTCAAGTACATTTTCAAAGGCCATAGATGGAAAGGCAAAGGTGATCAGCTATAATGAGATAGGTCCTGTTTTATCTGAAGAGGCAATGGGACAAATATATATCGCTATGCTATTTGCATTTTTATTTATGGCAGTTACTGTTTTTATTGTATTTAGAGAGCCTGTACCTTCAGTAGCTATTATCCTAGCAGCATTATGTGATATACTCATTGCTCTTGGAGGTATGTCCATTCTTCACATACCCTTGTCAATTGCATCTGTAGGTGCATTATTAATGCTTATTGGGTACAGTGTGGATACAGATATTCTTCTTACTACAAGACTTCTTAAAAGAAGGGAAGGAACTGTTGATGAAAGAGCTAGAAACGCTATGCACACAGGTTTGACCATGTCCTGTGCAGCTATCGCTGCAATGGGAATTCTTTACATAGTCACTGTAATTATCATGCCTGAAGCAACTACCTTAAGCAATATTTCAGCAGTTCTGGTTATTGGATTAATTGGAGATATTCTTTCAACCTGGCTTATGAACCTTGGAATCTTGAAGACTTATATTGATTGGAGACAGTCTAAAAAGCAAGATAAGTTTAATATAGATGCTCCTAAGTCTAATGAGTCTAAATCCAAATCTAAAGAAGAAGATGGCAAGTCTGAATCCAAATCATTTAAGGACAGATTTAAAAGGTCCAAGGATGATGATTCTAAAGATTCTGAATCTGAAGACTCTTCTAAAGATTCTGAATCTAAAGACTCTTCCAATGACATAGACAGTTCAGAAGAAGAAAAATCTTCAGGTAAAGATAAAAAATCTTCCAAGAAGACTAAATCCAATAAAAAAGGAAACAAACGTAAAACTAAAAAAAGCAAAAAGAAAGGGAAAGGAGGTAAATAG
- a CDS encoding preprotein translocase subunit SecD, whose amino-acid sequence MASNLSKFFKDRQVIILIICLIISIISISFLGVEQGLDLKGGSSIQLQLEHPVNDSTMKVVTSVLDKRLNLYGVTDVKVRSSGDQMVIVEMAGKSPEEVERLIGNPGIFEAKIDNKTVLVGSDVATVDAPVVGESGEWQVPFTLTTEGAKKFAELAKGKGGHEVVMYLDGKQIDDHPPALAEELASGEAVTEVQVTGGAEDVETAKAESNEVFTVLKTGSLPVKIHTVGSNTVSPELGQQFAQGALIAGLLAILGISAVVYIRYRRAFLAIPILITTLSEIIIILGVASIIHWNIDLAAIAGLIASVGTGVDDQIIITDEVLHHDDENTRHRRTRTQMNVKNALFIIFASAGTLIAAMLPLAYVGFARGSSGIGTIAGFAFTTIIGVLIGVFITRPAYAKFIELFVS is encoded by the coding sequence ATGGCTAGTAATTTATCCAAATTCTTCAAGGATAGACAAGTAATCATCCTAATTATTTGCCTCATAATCAGTATCATAAGCATAAGTTTCCTTGGAGTAGAACAAGGACTTGACCTAAAGGGCGGTTCCTCCATCCAATTGCAATTGGAACATCCTGTAAACGACTCTACAATGAAAGTGGTCACCTCTGTACTGGACAAAAGGCTTAACTTATATGGTGTAACCGATGTAAAGGTCCGTTCAAGCGGAGACCAGATGGTCATAGTTGAGATGGCTGGAAAGAGCCCCGAAGAGGTGGAGCGGCTGATTGGTAACCCAGGTATTTTTGAAGCAAAAATAGACAATAAGACAGTTCTAGTAGGCAGTGACGTTGCAACTGTAGACGCTCCTGTTGTTGGAGAGTCTGGAGAATGGCAAGTTCCATTTACATTAACTACAGAAGGAGCTAAGAAATTTGCAGAGCTTGCAAAGGGAAAAGGCGGACATGAAGTGGTAATGTATCTTGACGGAAAGCAGATAGATGACCACCCTCCTGCATTGGCTGAAGAGCTTGCAAGCGGAGAGGCTGTAACTGAAGTTCAGGTTACAGGTGGTGCCGAAGATGTTGAAACAGCAAAAGCAGAGTCAAATGAAGTATTCACTGTATTAAAGACAGGTTCACTTCCGGTAAAGATTCACACTGTAGGTTCCAATACAGTTTCCCCAGAGTTAGGTCAGCAGTTTGCACAAGGAGCATTGATTGCAGGTCTTCTTGCAATCCTTGGTATTTCAGCAGTTGTATATATCAGATATAGAAGAGCCTTCCTAGCTATCCCTATACTCATTACAACATTATCTGAGATAATCATTATCCTAGGGGTCGCTTCAATAATCCATTGGAACATAGACCTTGCAGCGATTGCAGGTTTGATTGCATCTGTAGGTACTGGGGTAGACGACCAGATCATCATTACGGATGAGGTGCTGCACCACGACGATGAAAACACCAGGCATAGAAGAACAAGAACTCAAATGAATGTGAAGAATGCTCTTTTCATCATATTTGCATCAGCAGGTACCTTGATTGCAGCTATGCTTCCATTAGCCTATGTAGGATTTGCAAGAGGAAGCAGTGGAATCGGTACAATTGCTGGATTTGCATTCACTACAATCATTGGTGTATTGATTGGTGTATTCATTACCAGACCAGCTTATGCTAAGTTTATTGAATTGTTTGTTTCTTAA
- a CDS encoding GMC family oxidoreductase N-terminal domain-containing protein: protein MVIVVGTGAGGAIIAMKLAKANIPVTIIERGPYIASKDAYETYDMKYYDKRFESEQSLDLLKTTCVGGSTIVAAGNGVRVLEEEFKDLGIDLSKEYETIEELIGVHQMDDDHIGEGTRLFLESAKECGFDAIKMPKFIRDEDCKPCGKCSFGCPRDAKWSGKDFIDIAIENGAELIENAEVTKILTAHKSASGVEYIQDGQVKTIESDLVILAAGAIDTAVILQKTGIDAGNKLFFDPFISVGGVLKDIKYNTEVQMNGLAIGNEYILAPHFSSFISKYIKETYPEVEDKDILSIMVKVQDDMVGSVDIDGNVKKFNTIGDIRRLGQGAAAAGSILQKAGVDATTMTSTVFRGAHPGGTAAIGEVVDKNLKTEIDGLYLGDASVIPISPGKPPILLILALAERLANHLIEEVI from the coding sequence ATGGTTATAGTTGTAGGAACTGGTGCCGGAGGAGCAATAATTGCCATGAAGCTTGCAAAGGCAAATATTCCAGTTACAATAATTGAAAGAGGCCCATATATAGCAAGCAAAGACGCATATGAAACATATGACATGAAATATTATGACAAGAGATTTGAAAGCGAACAAAGCCTAGACCTTCTTAAGACCACCTGTGTAGGAGGATCTACAATAGTGGCAGCAGGAAACGGCGTAAGGGTTCTTGAAGAGGAATTCAAGGACCTAGGCATAGACCTTAGCAAGGAATACGAAACAATAGAAGAGCTAATCGGCGTCCATCAAATGGATGACGACCATATAGGTGAAGGAACAAGGCTATTTTTGGAATCTGCAAAGGAATGCGGATTCGATGCAATCAAGATGCCTAAATTCATCAGGGATGAGGACTGCAAGCCATGCGGCAAATGTTCATTCGGATGTCCTAGAGATGCAAAATGGAGCGGAAAGGACTTTATAGACATAGCAATCGAAAACGGAGCAGAGCTTATTGAAAACGCAGAAGTCACTAAGATACTTACTGCCCACAAATCAGCAAGCGGTGTCGAATACATACAGGATGGCCAAGTTAAGACCATCGAATCAGACCTTGTTATCCTTGCAGCCGGTGCAATCGATACAGCAGTCATCCTTCAAAAGACTGGAATAGACGCTGGAAACAAGCTATTCTTTGATCCATTCATAAGCGTTGGAGGAGTCTTAAAAGACATAAAATACAACACAGAGGTACAGATGAACGGACTTGCAATAGGAAATGAATATATCCTTGCCCCACATTTCTCCTCATTCATTTCAAAATATATCAAAGAAACATACCCTGAAGTTGAGGATAAGGACATTTTAAGCATTATGGTTAAGGTTCAAGATGATATGGTAGGATCTGTAGACATTGATGGAAATGTTAAGAAATTCAATACAATAGGCGATATAAGAAGGCTTGGACAAGGAGCTGCAGCTGCAGGCTCAATCCTTCAAAAGGCAGGAGTCGATGCAACAACCATGACTTCAACAGTATTCAGGGGAGCCCATCCAGGAGGAACAGCAGCAATTGGAGAGGTTGTTGATAAGAATCTGAAAACAGAAATCGATGGCCTTTACCTTGGAGATGCAAGCGTTATTCCTATCTCTCCAGGCAAGCCACCTATTTTGCTTATCCTTGCATTAGCGGAAAGATTAGCAAACCATTTAATTGAAGAGGTTATTTAA
- a CDS encoding EamA family transporter codes for MWEMVWPILLVILSNTIYNICTKSTPGNVNAFGTLMITYITAAILTAIIFVFLVKPENVMVELSHVNWTSVVLGIAIVGLELAYIFAFRAGWKVSSASIVANIGLAIVLVFVGAILYGENITLKQLGGIFICAVGLFLINMG; via the coding sequence ATGTGGGAGATGGTTTGGCCTATTTTGCTTGTCATTTTATCTAATACGATTTATAATATTTGTACCAAGTCAACTCCAGGGAATGTGAATGCCTTTGGAACATTGATGATAACTTATATAACTGCAGCTATTTTAACTGCTATCATCTTTGTATTTCTGGTAAAGCCTGAGAATGTTATGGTGGAACTTTCTCATGTTAATTGGACATCTGTTGTGCTTGGAATAGCTATTGTGGGATTGGAGCTTGCTTATATTTTTGCATTCCGTGCCGGTTGGAAGGTCAGTTCTGCTTCAATTGTTGCAAATATTGGACTTGCCATTGTTCTTGTATTCGTTGGGGCGATTCTTTATGGTGAGAATATAACACTTAAGCAGCTTGGCGGCATATTTATTTGTGCTGTTGGATTATTTTTGATTAATATGGGTTAA
- the pyrI gene encoding aspartate carbamoyltransferase regulatory subunit, with translation MTKVELKVKPIENGTVIDHIPANKALQVLKILGLPKKGTNVTLAMNVHSRLGYKDIVKFENRELAHTEIDKISLIAPDATINIIRDYEIVSKNKVRKVNELNGIIKCTNPKCISNTEEPLETKFYLVDSNPITVRCHYCERLVQYDEIYNQFE, from the coding sequence ATGACTAAGGTAGAGTTAAAGGTTAAGCCAATTGAAAACGGCACTGTGATTGACCATATTCCAGCAAATAAGGCGCTTCAGGTATTAAAGATTCTAGGGCTTCCAAAGAAAGGAACCAATGTTACACTTGCTATGAATGTCCATTCCAGATTAGGATATAAGGATATTGTCAAGTTTGAAAATAGGGAATTGGCTCATACTGAAATAGATAAGATATCATTGATTGCACCTGATGCAACCATCAATATAATCAGGGATTATGAGATTGTATCTAAAAATAAGGTAAGAAAGGTAAATGAGTTGAATGGAATAATCAAATGCACCAATCCTAAATGCATATCAAATACTGAAGAGCCTCTAGAGACTAAGTTTTATCTTGTTGACTCTAATCCGATTACAGTAAGGTGCCATTATTGTGAAAGATTGGTTCAGTATGATGAGATATATAATCAGTTTGAATAG